The DNA window TTTAATATGCAAATTTGATTGAAACGGAGGTTTAAGAAAATGAAAACGGTATGGAACTGGGTTCAGGCGGCGCTTGCCGCCATCGGCGGATTCCTCGGCTGGTTTCTCGGCGGGGCGGACGGCTTTCTCTATGCCCTCATTGCCTTTGTGGCCATTGACTATCTGACCGGCGTGATGTGCGCGATTGCGGATAGGAAGCTGTCCAGCGAAATCGGAGCAAAGGGCATCTTCAAGAAGGTGCTCATTTTTGTGCTGGTCGGCGTGGGGCACATCATCGACAGCCAGGTGCTCGTAAGCGGCGGCGCGGTGCGGACAGCAGTCATCTTCTTTTATTTGAGCAATGAGGGCATTTCCATTCTGGAAAACGCCGCGCATGTCGGGCTGCCGATTCCTGAGAAGCTTAAGGCGGTTTTGGAGCAGCTTCATGACCGCGGCGAAAAGGAGGAAGAAAAATGAACCTGCACAAACTTATCCTGACAAACAACGCCTGCTACAAAGCGGGCCGGACTATTATCCCCAAGGGCATTATGGTGCATTCCACCGGGGCAAACAACCCGTGGATCAAGCGCTATGTCGGCCCGGACGACGGCCTGCTCGGCAAAAACCCCTACAACAACCATTGGAACCAGGACAGGCCGGACGGGCGGGAGGTCTGCGTCCATGCCTTCATCGGGAAGCTTGCGGACGGCAGCATCGCCACCTACCAGACGCTTCCGTGGGATATGCGGGGCTGGCACTGCGGAGGCTCCGGCAACGACACCCACATTTCGTTCGAAATCTGCGAGGACGGGCTGACGGACAGCGCTTATTTCAACGCCGTCTACAGGGAAGCCGCGGAACTTTGCGCCTACCTTTGCAGGGAGTATGGGCTGACCGAAAAGGACGTCATTTGCCATTCGGAGGGCTATAAGCTTGGAATAGCAAGCAACCACGCGGACGTCATGCATTGGTTCCCGAGGTTCGGGAAGTCCATGGACGCGTTCCGCGCCGATGTAAAGAAGCTGCTTGACGCTGCTGGCAGCCACAAGACGTACATTGTAAAGAAAGGCGACTCCCTTTGGGGCATTGCGCAAAAGGAACTCGGCAGCGGGGCGCGGTATCCGGAGATTATGTCTTTAAACGGCCTGTCCTCGACGGCGATTTACCCCGGACAGGTTTTGAAGATACCGAAATAAGGCATCAATTACTGAATGAAAAATCAAAAGAACGGGGGCGGCGGTTTGTCCGCTCCCGCTTAGCTTAAACTCGGGAGGTGTTTGTTGTGGCGCATGCGGGAACGGTTTTTGTACATCCGGAGGGATTCGAGGATTACGTGAAAAGAGCGGAGCTTGCCATGCCGCCGGAGGAGCTGCAGGGGGAACTAGATTACTGGCGTTCCCGGAAAATCCTGCAGAAGATGCTTGACAAAGGTTTGATCACATCGGATGAATTCCACAAAATCGACGTATTAAACCGCAGATCTTTCTCACCAAAATTGGCACAGTTGATGGCGTAATTGCCTTGCTATTATTTACACGCAGAGGTATCATGTCCACCCCGGGAGGAGGTGAAAATGATGCGAAAGGTAACAAAAATAGATGCAAACGGGGATCGCATTATCTCAGCGAAGCTGAGGACTGCGGCATATTGCCGGGTCTCCACCGACAGCGGCGACCAGCTTTTAAGCCTTGAGGCGCAAAAACAGCATTATGAGAAGGTTATCAAAGACAATCCGAAGTGGGAGTTTGCGGGGCTATACTGCGACGAGGGCATTTCCGGAACCAAAAAGGAAAACCGCGAGGGGCTTTTATGGCTCTTGAGGGACTGCGAGAAGCATAAGATAGACTTTATCATTACCAAATCCATAAGCCGGTTTGCGCGCAATACCGCCGACTGCCTTGAGATCGTCCGCAGGCTTTCGGAGCTTGGCGTTTTCATCTATTTTGAAAAGGAGAACATTAACACGCGCTCCATGGACAGCGAGCTTTTTCTTTCGGTGCTCAGCAGCCTTGCGGAAAACGAGTCGGTTTCCATCTCGCAGAACAACAAATGGGGCATCAAGAGGAGGTTTCAAAACGGGACGTTCAAGCTTGCAAACCCGCCCTACGGATATATGTATCAAAACGGAATACTAGTTCCGCATCCAGAGCAGGCGGTGGTGGTGAAACGTATCTTTGCGGAGATTTTGGCAGGCAGAGGTACCAATGCCGTGGCTGAAGGACTTAACGCTGACGGCATCAAACCCGCCCGGGGCAAGAAATGGACGGCAGTCACTATTCGCGGAATACTGGAAAATGAGAAATATGTGGGCGACGTTCTTTTTCAAAAGACATATACCGACGATAATTTTATCCGTCATTATAACCATGGCGAAGAAGAAATGTATTATATACAAGATCATCATGAAGCCATCATAAGCCGGGAGGATTTTGAAGCGGCAAAGCGCATTTTGGAACAGCGCGGCCGCGAAAAAGGAATTGAAAAAGGCACAGGCAAATATCTGAACCGCTATGCTTTTTCCGGCAGGATTATCTGCGGCGAATGCGGCAGCGTATTCAAACGGCGGATCCATATGGCAAATAAGCCCGGGCAATACGTTGCATGGTGCTGCAGCAAGCACATTGCCAGCAAGACCAAGGATTGCTCCATGGTATATATCCGCGATGACCGCATCAAAGAGGCGTTCGTTTTGATGATGAACAAATTATACAGCAATCACAGCATTATTATAAAGCCGCTGGTTGAAGCTTTGAAGGAACAGGATGCAAGCGGTTCTTATGCAAAAATTAAAGAAATTGACGCAAAAATAGAGGAAAACGCGGAGCGGGCGCAGATACTGGTCAGTTTCCTGACGAAAGGGTATCTGGATCCCGTTCTTTTTAATAAGCAGAACAATGAACTTAAGGCAGAAACGGCAAGGCTCAGGGAACAGCGGGCAGCGCTGGCAGCGTCCTCTGCCGGAGGACGGTCTGCGCTTTCAGAAGCGGAAGCGCTGCTTAAATACCTGTTGAAAGAAGGCGGCATTATTGAGGAGTTTGATGAACTGCTCTTTGAGAGGTTTGTGGAAAGCATCACCGTTTTTTCGCAAACAGAAATTGGATTCCGAATGAAATGCGGCCTTGTCTTAAGGGAAAGGATTGAACGGTAAATGGCGCATATACCATATGGATATAAAATTAAAAACGGGTCTGCATCTCTTGACAAAAACAAAGCCGCGCAAGTCAAGACGCTTTTTGAAGAATATGCCGGAGGCTTGTCTTTGGAGGGCGCGGCAAATAAGGCGGGTATTCCCCGCAGGCATGCTTCAATTGGACTGATGCTTTCCGACGAGCGGTATCTTGGCGACGGATTTTATCCTGCCATTATCAGTGCGGAGCTATTTAACCGTGTTCAGGAAGAGCGCGCACGGCGCGCAGAGACGCTTGGGAGAAACCGGAATTACTTTGCTGATGACAAATCAAACATCTCGCCTTTTTGGGGCAGGATTTTCTGCGGCGAGTGCGGCAGCGAATACCGCCGCTACGCGGAAAACGGCAAGGAACGGTGGAGGTGCAGCAGGCGTATTGTCAAAGGGCGGCTGTGCTGCGCCAGTCCAATGATATCGGAACAGAGTCTTGAAGAAGCGTTCATGGAGGTTGTCTGCGCGCTGGATATGGAGGATGTTAAAGCAAGGCCGCCCAAAAAGAGGCTGGTTATTGAGAAGAAATATGATGATCCGCTTAAGCAGGCAGAATATGTCTACTCACTGGTTGAAGCAGATGATTTTGATTATATGACAGAAAAGCTGATAAACATTATGAAAAATGTGCCGGAGGATTTTGACGGAAAGTTTATGTCAAAGGTGGTTAAGAGAATTACGGTATTTCAGAGCGGGGCGGCGGTGTTTGAACTTATAAACGGCAAAATATATGGGAAGGAGCTGATCATAGTTGGCGGCAGCAAAAACCGTGTCGGTAATACCTGCAAAACCGAAGCAGAATAGAACTGCAGAGGCTAATGCCAGGCAAAAGCTGCGGGTAGCGGCCTACTGCAGGGTTTCCACTGACAATGAAGAGCAGGCGTCCAGTTATGAAGTGCAGATAGAGCATTATACCAGATACATCCAAAGCAATCCGGAGTGGGAACTGGCCGGAATTTTTGCGGATGAAGGCATTACCGGAACAAATACGAAGAAAAGGGCGGAATTTAACCGCATGATTGAGGAGTGCATGGCTGGCAGAATCGATATGGTGATAACCAAATCCATCAGCCGGTTTGCCCGGAATACCCTCGATTGCTTGAAATACATACGCCAGTTGAAGGACAAGGGCATACCGGTGTTTTTCGAGAAAGAAAACATCAACACCATGGACAGCAAAGGAGAAATTCTTTTAACAATAATGGCGAGCCTTGCGCAGCAGGAAAGCCAGTCGCTCAGCCAAAACGTCAGGATGGGCATTGCATTCCGGTTTCAAAACGGCGAGATACAGGTAAACCACAACCGGTTCTTAGGCTATACAAAGGATGAAAACAAACGGCTGGTTATTGTTCCCGAGGAAGCGGAAATCGTCAAACGCATTT is part of the Ferviditalea candida genome and encodes:
- a CDS encoding phage holin family protein, encoding MKTVWNWVQAALAAIGGFLGWFLGGADGFLYALIAFVAIDYLTGVMCAIADRKLSSEIGAKGIFKKVLIFVLVGVGHIIDSQVLVSGGAVRTAVIFFYLSNEGISILENAAHVGLPIPEKLKAVLEQLHDRGEKEEEK
- a CDS encoding N-acetylmuramoyl-L-alanine amidase, which encodes MNLHKLILTNNACYKAGRTIIPKGIMVHSTGANNPWIKRYVGPDDGLLGKNPYNNHWNQDRPDGREVCVHAFIGKLADGSIATYQTLPWDMRGWHCGGSGNDTHISFEICEDGLTDSAYFNAVYREAAELCAYLCREYGLTEKDVICHSEGYKLGIASNHADVMHWFPRFGKSMDAFRADVKKLLDAAGSHKTYIVKKGDSLWGIAQKELGSGARYPEIMSLNGLSSTAIYPGQVLKIPK
- a CDS encoding SHOCT domain-containing protein, which produces MAHAGTVFVHPEGFEDYVKRAELAMPPEELQGELDYWRSRKILQKMLDKGLITSDEFHKIDVLNRRSFSPKLAQLMA
- a CDS encoding recombinase family protein, yielding MRKVTKIDANGDRIISAKLRTAAYCRVSTDSGDQLLSLEAQKQHYEKVIKDNPKWEFAGLYCDEGISGTKKENREGLLWLLRDCEKHKIDFIITKSISRFARNTADCLEIVRRLSELGVFIYFEKENINTRSMDSELFLSVLSSLAENESVSISQNNKWGIKRRFQNGTFKLANPPYGYMYQNGILVPHPEQAVVVKRIFAEILAGRGTNAVAEGLNADGIKPARGKKWTAVTIRGILENEKYVGDVLFQKTYTDDNFIRHYNHGEEEMYYIQDHHEAIISREDFEAAKRILEQRGREKGIEKGTGKYLNRYAFSGRIICGECGSVFKRRIHMANKPGQYVAWCCSKHIASKTKDCSMVYIRDDRIKEAFVLMMNKLYSNHSIIIKPLVEALKEQDASGSYAKIKEIDAKIEENAERAQILVSFLTKGYLDPVLFNKQNNELKAETARLREQRAALAASSAGGRSALSEAEALLKYLLKEGGIIEEFDELLFERFVESITVFSQTEIGFRMKCGLVLRERIER
- a CDS encoding recombinase family protein translates to MAHIPYGYKIKNGSASLDKNKAAQVKTLFEEYAGGLSLEGAANKAGIPRRHASIGLMLSDERYLGDGFYPAIISAELFNRVQEERARRAETLGRNRNYFADDKSNISPFWGRIFCGECGSEYRRYAENGKERWRCSRRIVKGRLCCASPMISEQSLEEAFMEVVCALDMEDVKARPPKKRLVIEKKYDDPLKQAEYVYSLVEADDFDYMTEKLINIMKNVPEDFDGKFMSKVVKRITVFQSGAAVFELINGKIYGKELIIVGGSKNRVGNTCKTEAE